In the Diceros bicornis minor isolate mBicDic1 chromosome X, mDicBic1.mat.cur, whole genome shotgun sequence genome, AAATTCACgtatcattattattatggaATGAAAATTTGTAttcctttgttaaaaaaaaaaaaagaatcatttttacTAAAGGACCGTGTCAGTAACCAGAGACACTAGAATACCCTATCTGAGTTCATTGAAGTGCAGGAGTTTGGGCATGGCCTTTATTCTTTACTTCTTTCTTGTGTTTTAGATCCATCACTCGCGCCTACTACAGGAACTCAGTAGGTGGTCTTCTCTTATTTGACATTACCAACCGCAGGTCCTTCCAGAATGTCCATGAATGGTTAGAAGAGACCAAAGTACACGTTCAGCCCTACCAAATTGTATTTGTTCTGGTGGGTCACAAGTGTGACTTGGATACACAGAGGCAAGTGACTCGCCACGAGGCAGAGAAACTGGCTGCTGCGTACGGCATGAAGTACATTGAAACGTCAGCCCGAGATGCCATTAATGTGGAGAAAGCCTTCACAGACCTGACGAGAGACATATATGAGCTGGTTAAAAGGGGGGATATTACAATCCAGGAGGGCTGGGAAGGGGTGAAGAGTGGATTTGTACCAAACGTGGTTCACTCTTCAGAAGAGGTTGTCAAATCAGAAAGGAGATGTTTGTGCTAGTCAGCCCTTTTATTTCCAAAACATGCTCTCCCACCTGAACTTAAAAgtgatcaaaatgaatagaatcTTTGTGTGATTGAAGAGAACTCAACCTCCATTTTGAATACTAAGTGAGCCTCCTTCCAAAGGGGGACTCTGACAGGCCATGGGCGGGCAgatgggggagcctgggtgcTGTGACTGAGGGACTAAATTATTgacatgggccaggcactgttttcCTGCGGGGCAGTGGCTGCTCTGTGTGCCCTTTGTGGACCACATGTCAAGGGGCTGAGATTTGGGGAGTTAGGCCCCAGAAAAATATACCCACAGACAGGACAACTATTTCTTGGTATTTCAGCTCAGTCATAGgtcacaaacaaaaagaaatatgtaaaggggaaaaaagtatcACATTGGCAACAATTAGCAAAAGCAGAAAAGACTATGAGATCAACTTAGTGAGAATATCCTACACCAAATCTGTGTGCTGGGTTTGATTAATAGGTACCAATTAGCTTATAAAcagctcatctgtaaaatgaggggtgtGGACCAACTATTTACTAAGACCCTTTCAGGGCCTGGTGTTCTACTAAAAATGGTGTGAATATGAAAAGGGAGGCTATTTACACAGCTGTGTAAAAGAAATTGTCCCATGCAAATATGGTGTAAGTAGAAGAGAGAAACACTGCAATCCAAACACCACGCCCTTTCTCCCCTCTGACAATGCCTGGGGTTTCACCGCATTGGCGACTGCAATCTAGAAGTAAGCAACCTGCGGCCTCTTCAGGTACCCGAAGGCAACAAAACAGGGATTTGCctctggtggtgagcatgatgcagtctatatagaaattgatatataataatgtacacctgaaattacacaatgttataagccaatatgacctcaataaaatattttttttaaagaaagagccTTGAGGCAAACACTTGCTCATCAATCCTGTACTGAGTACCTGCTCAACAGGAGGCGCTGTAACCCTTACAAACATGGTACAGTCACTTGAGTTACTTATTTGATCATTATAACAGGCCTGTGaggttttcttcctcattttacaaaagaataaactaaGAGCCAGGAGACTCACTTGGCCAAGGTGAAGGTCTCCTGACTCCTAGTTCTTGTTTCACTGCATCATCCTGCTGTCAGATGAATGAACTGTTATTAATTTGTTTACTTTGGAAGAGATATAACTGTAAATAAATGTTCTCTCCATGTTAGgatatgtttccttattgattacAACTCAGATATAATCCTGAGGGAACCTGGGGATGAATCATAGGTAAAGCCCTTTCAGGTATTATTGACAAGAGGACTTTAAACAAGTGAATAATTGCACAACTGAGAATACATTAGAACTGTGTGGGCtataagtgttcttatcactgaaACATAGTGGACATATTATTGAAAGGAACCAAATGCagctggggagtggggtgggggaaaaAGACTCACCTTACAATGACCTTGGCCACCTGTTTGCCATATACCTACACTGGGTTCCTGTCTACCCTCGAGAGTCAGCTCTTAATTCTCAGGTGAACAGACAGCTAACTGAGTCATAAAATTGGAGTCGTTGGCTTGAGGTTCCATTATCTTCTTGAAGAGAGGTgatcctttaaatttttttttggattATAGCCAGTTCAGCTAGGCAAAAGCCATACTTTTCacagtaagaaaacaattctGATTAGAGTCAGGTTTCTCATATCCATTGTAATAGGAATGCCTGAGAATGGTAAATTGCTTTGAGGACTTCAGTATGAATGTGACTGAATTTGAAAGTTTGGGAATTTACTTCAGCCAGAATAAAGAAGCCAAATGATGAAAATTTTGGGAACAAACCACCTTGGTCCAATCTGCAGCATCAACTACAAGCAAACCAATCATCATCTCTACATTCGTTTAACATGACCTGGCTAGGGTGGAGTCATTAAGTTGCCAGCTTTGTGGTTGTAGAAGGCAAATAAAAGATGATAAATTGGGTTAACACAAAGCAAGTTATCCAGTGGATAAACAAGAGTTGACTGGATTCTGTCAGTTCAAAAAACAGGATAGAAACAAAACTTCTCTATGGTTTTCTTGACTAAAATACATTATTTGTATACTTTTCCCACTCCTTCCATTTGTTTAGGCAGGTTTAAAAATACTCAGCATAGATCCAGCAGAGGTGACTGGGTTTAAATTGCTTAAACAAATTCTAGAAACTTTAAAAGTCATTTTAGTAGACTTCAGTGCTGTTGTCCCTGCACTAAGTGGGTTTTAGAAAATAAGTGTGAAAAAATCAGGTGTTTGTTAATACAATACTAAGGATAAAGCTTTAGAAGCTATTTTACTACATAGGTAAAGAAAAGATAAACTAACTTGTAACGAAGACCACAACTGCATGTTGGATTAGATTGTCTCATATTCCAGAATAAAATGTACTGTATACTTTTCCTCACTTTGTTGTGCACTGTAATGAAATGTGAAACAATGTTTTCTTTAGCTGTAtgtgaatgaaaatatgcttgtaCTTTAGTAAAATGGTTGATTATGTGACTGTGAGATTCCAAGTGTGTATTATAGCTATTTCCAGAGTCTGTCACTACAGTGTAGCAAACACTACCAAGGATATCAATTAGGTATGACATATACTATGCACAACATTATTCACCAGTATCTCAAAGCCAGAAAGAGAATATGATTTTTGAAAGTTATGTGATCATCATGTTGAAAGTCACAGAGACCTCACTACTGCGTGGGAATCCCATGCCATTTTGGAAAAGTTGGTCTGTCAAGTCTAAATCTGAATCATTGCAATTTTCAGTCAAGGATCTTAATTCTGATGCCAGGTAGCTGATTACAGCTATGGTCTTCCCTGGAAGGTCTTCTTTTCTCCAGGCTAACTTGCCTCAGCTTTTTCAAGTCCTACTATGGCATGCTTTTTGTGTCAGGATCACTTAGAGTGTGGGGCCCAGATTGGAACATAATAGTTCAGAACATTGCCTAGGGTTTATAGTACATATTTAGGGGAGAgtaaaaaaagggaaagatgtTTCATTCTGAGTCTAGGCATAGGTAGGCTGAGTTCTGCACAGCTTTATCGCTTGTATAATCATGAGtgaatgagggagggagggaggaaggaagaaaggaaaaaccaACAATGCAACAGCATATAATATAGTTCATTACTCTGTTCTCCTTAAAACACTCCCCAGGGCTTGATCATCTTTTCCTCAGTTCTATTAATTCCCTTGGCGACCTCATTCAGTCCCTAGTTGTAAATACCATCTATAAACCAATGAATCCTGAATTTATATCTCCAGCTTGTCTCTTTCCCATGGACTCTAGACCTTTATAACCAACTGCTTACCCGACATCTCCATTTGAATGTCTATTAGGCATCAGAAATTTAACATATCCCAAATCAAgctcccaatcttcctccccaaattAGTTCCTCCCTTAGCCTTCCCCtcctcagtaaatggcaactttGTCCTTCCATGTACTCTTgccaaaaaccttggagtcatccttgactcctctctttcacaGTCCACATTCAATCTATCTGGAAGTTATGCTGGCTCTACCTTAAAAGTATAACCAGAATCTGACAGCATTTCACAATTTTTACTGCTAACACACTGGTCCTGGCAACTATCGTTTGTTGCCTGAGTTATTGTAATAGCTGGTCTCCCTGTGTCCACTCTTGTCCCCTCCAcagtctattctccacacagcagccagagggaggcTGGTAAAACATTAGCTATAAGCAATCATCTGTTCATAATTCTCCAGTGGTTATCCATTTCACTCAGCTTAAACCCAAAGTCCTTCCAATGGTCTGCAGAAGGACCCTTAGAAATGAATttcatccccatcccatcacCTCTGTAACCTCGTTTCTTACTGCTGACCCCTTGATCATTCTACTCCAGCTACACAAGTATCTTTTCTGTTCTTCAAACACACCAAGTCCATTTacatctcagggcctttgtacgtGCTCTTCACTCTATCTGGAATTCTCTTTCCTGAGATATCTGCATGGATTTCTCCCTCACATCCACCAAGTTCTGGAAccaacagcttccaaaatctgcAAGCAGCTTCCTGATCCTAGAGAAAAGTGGCTCCAGAAGCCATTTCTGACAGCTCAATGTAAAGTCTAACTCTTTAGCCTTCCCTGGGGAACAACAAAGTTTAGGGTGTACAAAAAACGGAAAGGAAACTTAGAAGGAGAGAATGGAAAACCTGGAGAGTACTGTTTCACAGGAAGGAGTGGACAATAGTATCACAATGCAGCAGTGGTTtcagaaaaagactaaaaaatgtATCCATAGGATTGGATATATTCCAAtataggagcaggaaaggaggGAGCAGGAAATCATGAGTGACCTTTGCCAGCATAGTGTTGGTGGAATGACTTCTGCCTACCCCAAGACTTCCTTCTCAGGAAGATGGTGTTCTCAGTTCTGTTGGAGGCCCAGTTCTTTTCTTGCTCttcatcctctcctctctctaGACATTCTTACCTACTCTCATGACTTTAGTTACTATCTTTGCATTGATGACTCCTAAATAAAGGACTCCAGCCCACTCTTCTGAGTATTATACCAATACAGCCAACTTGCCTACTAAACACATCCACAAATTCCTCAAACTCAACATATCCAATATGAAATCAACATCTATCAAAATATGCTCATTTCACCCCAGTCTTTCTCATCTCTATAAATgacaccaccatccacctcctTGTTCAACAGAGAAATTTAGGCGTTTTATCCTTAATTCCTCACTTCCCCTCACCTCCCATATCAAATCCATCATCAAGCACTATCAGctctattttcaaaatatgtCCAAGTCGGccatttttctccatctccatcgCTATGACCTTAGTCCAAGCCACTATCAACCCTTTCTTGAACTACTTCAAtatcttcctaactggtctccctactTCTCTTATTCCCATGATACATTCTCAACATaacagccagaatgatcttttcaaaacagaaatcagatcaagtcattcccctgcttaaaactcACCAATGGTTTCTGATCACATTTAGAACAAAATCCAAATAAACCTTACATTTCTTAACGTGGCTACAAGGCCTTGCATCatctggcctctgcctcctccaatGGTAAGCTCTATGAAGGTAAGAATCTTATTCATCTTGTTCACCAGTACTTCTGCAATCTATAGCATAGACATATGCTTGAATAATCAATTTAAATAATCATTGACTTtgtttccctccctctttctcctggCTTTTGTGGTCAATTGCATTTAAACCATCAGTTCCTAAAAAAATAGTTGTTAAAAGTTTGGCCTATTTCCTTCTAGATTTttgtattttagttttcaaaagGTTATTTAACATAGTGGTTTAAGAGTATAGATTTTGGAGTAAGACAAatatgggttcaaattctgactctgccaGTTAATAGATGAGTGATtcaatctctctgagtctcagtttacaCATATATTAAATTGTGTAATAATAGTGTTtaactcatagggttgttgtcaggatgaaatgagataatccatataAAGCACAAGCCCTGGCACTTGGTAAACATCACATAGTAAACATACTCAGAAAATGTTTAGGTATTATAATATGTTTGCACCTAAATGAATCTTTTTCATAAATGGTATCACGTAACACACACTGTGCTGTTACCTTTTTCACATACAGTATATTTTCTGTAAATACATGAGGGCAGGAGCTATCTATTTTTGCTCATTATTATATCGCTATAGTCAATCAGTGCCTAGTACCTATTTGTTGAATGTGATTAGGAGGAGAGTTAGTTGACATATTGAAGATGACAAAGCAGACATAGAAGAGAGCTAGGTCCTGATGACGCCCTTGAGCTATAGATTTAAGTACCCTGCAGGCACTCTATGCGAAGACAACTACATGAGATCATGAATCTCCTTTTAGTGTATGCCAATTTTTTCCACTTGTAGCTGAAAGTCTCCTAACTGATACAATAGCATTCTACTGTATGGATATACAAAAAGTTATTTAATCAATTCTCATTGGAGGACATTAGGTTGTGTACAATTTTGGCTGTTATAAAGCAATTCTGCAATGCATATATATCTTTGTGTATTTGACCAATTATGTCCTCAAATGAAAATCATAAAAGTGGGATTTATGAATCaaagaatatacattaaaattttgatataattaatCAGATTGCACTATAGAAAAGTTTTACCGAATGCCCATGAACAGTGTATGATAATGCCTATACTATTATTGTCAATCTTTTAACGCTTTGCTAATCTGAGAGgtgaataatatataaatattcttaaatttgtatatctttggttattggttttctgttgcttgcagcTGAAAATAGTCCTAAAATGTGCcagcttttttcttattaattagtAAGATCTCCTTATATATGGAAATCAATTCTTCATCTATCACATATATTAcaatattttttcaagtttttctgacttttaactttatttatggtGTTCACTAATAcagaattatttaatatttagtaataaataatatttattattgtgttaattgattataattttattatctaaaatataattgttatattaattaattattaaaataaattaatattattaataatgttatttattatttaataattatttaatatgttgtctacaagaaactggAAACAGTCATCTCATAGTTGGGGAACTGGGTGGTTGGAGGACAAGGTGTGAAGAAGACAATTTCTATTGAATAacattttgtaccttttgatttttGTACCATATACCTTGTTATTTTTCTTACATAGCCTGTTGTCTTAATGTTTTGTGGCAATActgttagttttatttatttatttatttatttttatttatttattttttgtgaggaagatcagccctgagctaacatccatgctgatcttcctccactttatgtgggacgccgccacaccatggcctggcaagtggtgcgtcggtgagcgcccagatccgaaccgagccgccagcaggggagcgcgcacacttaactgctacgacaTGGGGCCGACCCCTACTGTTAGTTTTAGATAGGCCTTCTCCACCCAAATACTAGAAAACCATTTTCGTATGATTTCCTGTAATGGATTTAGGGTTCCATTAGAAATTGGCATATGTATAGGATATGGAGGTAGGGATAACAACTATTTTTCCCAAATGGCTATTTACCCCCCACTATCCAAAGAATACTTCATTCTTTCTTCAATGATAGGAAATTCTACCCTTTTCACATATTAAATTGTCATATGTACATGGGTCTGTTTTGGGACTCCTGTTATACAGTTCATAAATCTGTTTGTCTATTCCTGCCGTAATACTACATTGTTTTTGTCACAGTAATTCCATAGTatgtttttattatctttcttcccttcaaaattttctttgatGATATGCTCATGTAGTATATTAGAATTTAAGAATAAATGtgtcaatttctttatccattcattcgttgaaaaagccagacacagaaagaaaacaactgcATGAtcacacttatatgtggaatttaaaaaactcgaatacatagaagcagagagtagaatggtggttaccaagggtggggaggtgggggaaatggggagatgttggtcgaAGGGTACAGAGTTGCAGTTACACAGAATGAATAGGTTCTggagatctactgtacagcatgATGACATAGTTACTAATGGTGTATCGAATACTGGTAATTTGCTGAGAGACtagatttcaggtgctctcaccacacacacacacaaatggtaactatgtgaggagatggaTATGTTAATCAGTTTGACTGTAGTAATAATTTcactatgtgtgtatataatatatatctctcaaatcatgttgtacaccgtaaatgtatacaatttttatttaaaaaataaaataaaataagaataaatgtcTCATGTTTCCCCTCAGGGAAGGATGTTGAGATTTTGGGTTAGGATTTTGATTGCATTAATTTACTGACACTGATAGAATATGTCGTTCCATTAATTTAATCCTTCAGTTTATGTTTATGTCCATCAGTAAATTCTCATAGTTCACTTGTTTTAGCTATTTTCTGTTTATGcctagatattttaaatatttatatatcataaGTATGATATTTATACTTTATTTGAATGGGTTCCTTTTCTCATTACATGTTCTAATTGGTCATTGCTAGCATGTAGGAAATCTGTGGATTTGTGTATGTTTACATCTTGTAACCAGACACCTTACTAAACTCTTATTACTTCAAACAGTTTTTCAATTGATGTCTTCTGTTTTCTAGGTAGACATTATAATCTACAAATAACaataattttctctcttcctttctaatatttgtgcttcatttctttttcttgtctttttacaCTGGCTGGAACCTGTATTAAAATGATGAATAACAACAGTGAtggtgggcatctttgtcttgttcctgctaTTATATGCTTCTAGCATT is a window encoding:
- the RAB39B gene encoding ras-related protein Rab-39B, with the translated sequence MEAIWLYQFRLIVIGDSTVGKSCLIRRFTEGRFAQVSDPTVGVDFFSRLVEIEPGKRIKLQIWDTAGQERFRSITRAYYRNSVGGLLLFDITNRRSFQNVHEWLEETKVHVQPYQIVFVLVGHKCDLDTQRQVTRHEAEKLAAAYGMKYIETSARDAINVEKAFTDLTRDIYELVKRGDITIQEGWEGVKSGFVPNVVHSSEEVVKSERRCLC